Below is a genomic region from Selenomonadales bacterium.
TGAATTTCACATCATAGGATGTTTTGTACGAATCGCGATCGAGTTTTACTTTCGTAACTTTTGCGTTCGGGTACAATTTGAGTACAGCTGCTTTGGCATCGTCAGCCGAGATGTTGACTGCCGTAGAGAGCGGTACATTGAGCGTGTCGATGGAAACGTCGGTCACTTTACCGAGTCTTTTATCAACGTCTACCTCGTAGATGTTGGAAGCGGAACGGTAGAAGACATCGAAGCTGTCTTCGTCTTCGGATACGAAGGAATATTTTGCATCAGCCGGAACGTAACCGTTTGCCATATTGCGGGCGTCCTGCTGGCTCATTGCGAATGCGACTGCGGAAGTTGCTACGAGAGAGATACCGAGTGTCAATGCTAATAATCTTTTTTTCATACTATCCAACTCCTTATATATACACGTTATGTTTGTTCTATTGTTAATGTTTACCTCTTAGGTTAATCATATCATTCTACTAGTAGAATGTCAATACCCTATTTTTAAAATATATATTTTATTTTTAGGATTTTTTAAAGAAGGTGATCGCGTGAAAAAAATCGTCATTATCGGGGCTACAAGCGGGATCGGGCGTGCAACAGCAGTGCGGTTTTATCACCTTGGATATGAGGTCGTGGGACTTGGTAGGAGAGAGGTGTTGCTTGCGTCGCTGAAAAAGGAGCTTGGAGAAGGATTCAGCTATGATGTATATGATATGGCAGGAGATGGTGCACGAGAACATCTAAAAGATATTCTCGATCGGGAAGG
It encodes:
- a CDS encoding PepSY domain-containing protein, with the protein product MKKRLLALTLGISLVATSAVAFAMSQQDARNMANGYVPADAKYSFVSEDEDSFDVFYRSASNIYEVDVDKRLGKVTDVSIDTLNVPLSTAVNISADDAKAAVLKLYPNAKVTKVKLDRDSYKTSYDVKFIVDGVRGDADVLAANGVVLEVDLDYK